In Gemmatimonadaceae bacterium, the sequence CCACCGCGCGAGATGCAGGTGACGCTCGATCTCGCGCGCATGGCGCGCCTCGGGCTGACGCCGGGGCAGGTTCTGACCGCCCTCGGCAGCGACAACACCGCCATTCCGGGCGGCTCGGTGGACGTGGGGACGCGCCGCTACAACGTGGCCACGCAGGGGCGCTATCGCACCGCCGAGGACATTCGTGCCACGGTGATCGCCGGGACGGGCACGTCGGTGGTACGCGTAGCCGACGTGGCCACCGTGACCTGGGCCGACGGCGATCCGGTCCATCTCGGTCGGTACAATGGCGAGCGCGCCATGTGGGTGACCGTGTCGGTGCAGAAGGGGCAGAACGTCTCGCGGGTGAAGGAGGCGGTGTGGGTCGAGCTCGATCGTCTGGAGGCGCAGCTCCCCAAGGGCATCACGCTGGCGCGCGGGTTCGACCAGTCGGCGAATGTCGATCGCCGTCTCGCGCGGCTGGGCGAAGACTTTCTGATTGCCATTCTGCTGGTGCTCATCACCCTGCTCCCGCTGGGGACGCGGGCGTCGGTGATCGTGATGATCTCGATCCCGCTGTCGCTCGCGATGGGTGTGATGCTGCTGTACGTGACCGGCTTCTCCATCAACCAGCTGTCGATCGTGGGCTTCGTGATTGCCCTCGGCTTGCTGGTCGATGACTCGATCGTGGTGGTGGAGAACATCACGCGATTCCTGCGGCAAGGGTACAGTCGGACGGCCGCGGCCGTGGAGGCCACCAAGCAGATCGGTGTGGCCGTGCTCGGCGCGACGGGCACGCTGATCTTTGCCTTCCTGCCGCTGATGTTCCTCCCCGGACTGGCGGGGAAGTACATCCGCTCGCTGCCGGTGGCCGTGGTGTACGCGGTGATCTCGTCGCTGTTCGTCTCACTCACCATCATTCCGTTCCTCGCAAGTCGGTTGATGCCGCGCGAGGCGCATGGCGAGAACCGCATCCTGAAGTGGCTCGATGGCGGCATTCAGCGGACGTATGCGCCGCTGCTGCACCGCGCCATTGCGCATCCGCGCACCACGGTGGTGGCGTCGTTCGCGGTGGTGCTGCTGTCGATGGGGCTGATTCCGGCCGTCGGGTTCTCGCTCTTCCCCAAGGCCGGCACGCCGCAGTATCACGTGGACATCACGGCGCCCGAAGGGACCAGCCTCGCCGAGACGGATCGGGCCGTGCAGTACGCGGAGCGGGTCATTCGGCAGCACCCGAACACCAAGGGCGTCTTTGCGAACGTGGGGAAGGACAATCCCGACGTGTACTACAACGTCTTCCAGCGCGCTGAGGCGCCCAACCGCGCGCAGCTGCTGGTGACGCTCAACGCCTACGACAATGTGCGCACGCCGGTGGCGCTCGATTCGCTGCGCGAGCAGCTGGCGCTGTATCCGGGGGTGCGCATCGAGCTCAAGGAGTTCGAGAACGGTCCGCCGATCGATGCGCCGATCGCCATGCGCGTCGAAGGCACGAATCTCGATACCCTGGCGACCATCGCGGCCAGGTACGAAGCGGTGCTCAAGGCGACCGATGGCACGCAGTACGTGAACAATCCGGTGCGGCTGCCGCGCACCGACCTGCGGCTGACGGTGGATCGTCAGAAGGCCGGGCTGCTGGGCGTGCCGGGCGCCGAAGTCGAGCGCACGCTGCGACTGGGCATCGCCGGGCTCGAGGCCGGGCGCATCCGCGCGGACAATGGCGATGAGTATCCGATCACGGTGCGGATCGCGCACGACGGCCATCCGCGGACGGAGGCCCTCGATCGCATCCATGTGAGCAGCGTGAACGGAGCGCTCGTCCCCTTGTCGCAGCTGACCACGATGGGCTTTGCGAGTTCGCCCACGATCATCGATCATCGCGACCGGCAGCGTGCGGTCACGGTCACGGCGTTCGTGCGTTCGGGGTACAACACCGACGCGGTGACCAAGGCGGTGCTGGCGGGGCTCGATTCCATCCCGCTCCCCCCGGGCTACACCCTGCGGCCCGCCGGCGAGATCGAAAGCCGCGAGGAAAGCTTTGGCGGCATTGGTGGAGCGATCATCGTGGCGGTCTTTGCGATTCTCGCCATCCTGGTGCTGGAATTCCGCGACTTCCGCACCACGCTGGTCGTGGCCAGCGTGATTCCGCTGGGCGTGGTGGGCGGTATCGTGGCGCTCTTCGCCAGCGGCTATACGCTCAGCTTCACGGCGATGATCGGTTTCGTGGCGCTAGTAGGGATCGAGATCAAGACGAGCATTCTGCTGGTGGACTTCACCGACCAGCTCCGCGCCGAGGGGATGGCGCTGGACGAGGCGATCCAGAAGGCCGGCGAGATCCGTTTCCTTCCGATCGTGCTCACGACGCTGACGGCCATCGGCGGCCTGCTGCCGCTGGCGCTGCAGGGCTCGGGGCTCTACTCGCCGCTGGCGTGGGTGATCATCGGCGGCCTGGTGTCGAGCACGCTCATCGCGCGACTGGTGACGCCGGTGTTGTACAAGATGCTGGCGCCCAAGGCGTATGTGGTGACGGCGGAGTATGCGGTGCCGGGTTACGCGGGTGGGGCAGTGGTGGCGTGACCTGAACGAAGGGCGGCGCAAGGCGGGTTCGTCACCCCTTAGAGCTCAGGGGGGAGAATTTCAGGGGGAAGAGCTCAGGACCGCGGATGTTGTCCTGAGCTCTTGCCCCTGACCTTCTGCCCCCTGAGCTCTCGGGGGTTTCTCATCACCTTGCCCCAACATTAACGTCTCCGGCGGAGTACCCATGGTGGCCCCCTCACGGGCGCCCCCTCCTTGTCCCTCACACCTCCTCGCATGCGAAATCTCCGTGCCCTCGCCCTCAGCGTCGGGTTGACCGGCGTTGTGGGCAGCTCCTTGTCGGCGCAGCCTGGGCTGCCCGCCAAGGTCACGATCGATGACGCGATCATCAATGCGCTTCGGTGGCGCAACATCGGCCCGGCGAACATGATGGGCCGCATTGTGGACGTCGAAGGCATTCCGAGTCCGTCCAAGACGTTCTATGTGTCGACCGCCGCGGGTGGCCTGTTCAAGACCACCAACAACGGTACGACCTTCAAGCCGGTGCTCGATACGGCGCGCGTGGCGTCGGGTGGCGATATCGCCATCGCGCCCTCCGATACCAATACCGTGTACTGGGGCACGGGCGAGCCGAACTCGCGCAACTCCATCTCGCCGGGTGGCGGCATCTACAAGACCACCGACGGCGGCAAGACGTGGACGTTCCTCGGACTCGCCGATACGCGGGCGATCGCGCGCATTCAGGTGCACCCGAAGGACCCGAACACCGTGTACGTCGCGGCACTCGGCCACGTGTGGGGCCCCAACAAGGAACGCGGCCTCTACAAGACCACCGACGGCGGCAAGACCTGGGCGCAGATCAAGTACATCGATGACAAGACGGGCTTCATCGATGTGCAGCTCGATCCGCGCAACCCGGACGTGCTGTGGGCGGCGAGCTATCAGCGCTATCGCAGCCCCTACTCGCTGTACTCCGGTGGCCCGGGCTCGGCACTGTGGAAGAGCACCGACGCCGGCGCGACGTGGACCAAGGTCGAAGGCAACGGCTTCCCGACCAGCACCAAGGGGCGCATCGGCATCGCGATTGCGGCGTCGAACCCCGATGTGATGTACACGCTGGTGGAAGCGGACACGAACCCCAATCCGAAGCCGGCCGCGGGCAGCAAGCCGCAGACGCGGCCGAGCGGGCTCTATCGCTCGGCGGATGGCGGCAAGACGTGGGAGTATCGCAATCCGGAGAACACGCGCCCGTTCTATTACAACCAGGTGCGCGTCGATCCGAAGGACGCGGATCGCGTGTACTGGTCGTCCACGCCGGTGAAGTACTCGAGCGACGGCGGCAAGACGGCCGGCAACACCACCGAAGGCATTCATGTGGACCATCACGCGATGTGGATCGATCCGAACGATCCGCAGCGCATCGTGACCGGGAACGACGGCGGTATCGGCATCTCGATGGATCGCGGTGGCAACTGGATCTTCCCGCAGAATCTCGCCATCGGACAGTTCTACAACATCTCGGCCGACATGGCCGTGCCGTACCGCGTCTGCGGGGGTCTGCAGGACAACGGCTCGTGGTGCGGCCCGAGCCGTCGCAAGCAGGGCCCGGTGACGAACGCGATGTGGCACAACGTGGGTGGCGGCGATGGCTTCGTCACCAATCAGGACTACAGCGATCCGGACATCCTCTACAGCGAGAGCCAGGGCGGCAACATGGGGCGCCTGAAGTTCTCGACGGGCGAGCGGACACCGCTGCGGAAGCCCACGTGGCGCGAGAGCGGCTACCTCGCGTACAGCGATTCGATCTATGAGATCTGGCCCGATACCACCAAGCCGGCCACGAAGGCGCAGAAGGCCCGCATTGCCGAGTTCCGTGCCAAGCAGAAGGCCGATTCAATCGCCTGGTCGCTGCGCTGGAACTGGAACACGCCGTACCTCATCTCCAAGCACAACCCGGCCACGCTGTACTTCGGCGCCAACCGCGTGCTCAAGAGCGTGAAGCGCGGTGAGGAGATGGCACCGATCTCACCGGAGCTGAGCTATGCCGACAGCGCCAAGCTCTACGTGGCGCTCAAGACCACGGGGGGCATCACGCCCGACGTGACCGGCGCCGAAACGTACGGCACCGTGGTGTCGCTCAACGAATCGCCGATCCGCCCGGGGCTGTTGTACGCGGGCACCGACGACGGGCGGGTGTGGCTCACGCGGAACGATGGCGGCAGCTGGGAAGAGGTCACGAAGAATATCCCGGGCTTCCCGGCGAACGGCTATGTGTCGCGCATCGAGCCGTCGCACTTCGACAGCGCCACGTTCTTCGTGACCGTCGACAACCACCGCAACGACGACTACACGCCGTATGTGTGGATGACGACGAACTTCGGCAAGACCTTCACGAGCCTCGTGAACAACCTGCCCACGGGTCACGCGGACTTCGTGCACGTCATTCGGGAAGACGTGAAGAACCGCGACCTGCTGTTCCTCGGGACCGATGTGGGCGTGTACGCGTCGCTCGATCGCGGTCAGACATGGAAGCGCTTCATGAGCGGCTTCCCGACGGTGCCGGTGCATGACCTGCTCATTCACCCGCGCGACGGCGAGCTCATTGCCGGCACGCACGGGCGGTCGATCTGGATCGCCGACATCACGCCGCTGCAGCAGATGACGCCGCAGACGCTCGCGCAGAAGGTGGCGCTCATCGAGCCCAAGACGGCGTTCCAGTGGGGCGAGCAGACGATCAACGGTGGCGACAACGGCCACATGCTCTTCCAGGGGAACAGCGGCCAGTACGGGGCGTCGATCTGGTATCGCGTCACCGAGGGCAACGGGCAGGCGCGCATCGTGATCCAGAACGCGGCGG encodes:
- a CDS encoding efflux RND transporter permease subunit, whose protein sequence is MNLLSKLVAFSVRRWQFTVLLFLMFAALGVTSWQAISRAEDPDFPVPIFTTIAVYPGASPEDMEQLVADPIEKQLKSLTEIKKLESTSSDGLSVIKIEFNADADAERKYDQVVREVNALRPQLPASLQRLEVKRNENSDLTVFQVALVAPTAPYAQVDDAAKRLEDALEKVPGVKKAERWAAPPREMQVTLDLARMARLGLTPGQVLTALGSDNTAIPGGSVDVGTRRYNVATQGRYRTAEDIRATVIAGTGTSVVRVADVATVTWADGDPVHLGRYNGERAMWVTVSVQKGQNVSRVKEAVWVELDRLEAQLPKGITLARGFDQSANVDRRLARLGEDFLIAILLVLITLLPLGTRASVIVMISIPLSLAMGVMLLYVTGFSINQLSIVGFVIALGLLVDDSIVVVENITRFLRQGYSRTAAAVEATKQIGVAVLGATGTLIFAFLPLMFLPGLAGKYIRSLPVAVVYAVISSLFVSLTIIPFLASRLMPREAHGENRILKWLDGGIQRTYAPLLHRAIAHPRTTVVASFAVVLLSMGLIPAVGFSLFPKAGTPQYHVDITAPEGTSLAETDRAVQYAERVIRQHPNTKGVFANVGKDNPDVYYNVFQRAEAPNRAQLLVTLNAYDNVRTPVALDSLREQLALYPGVRIELKEFENGPPIDAPIAMRVEGTNLDTLATIAARYEAVLKATDGTQYVNNPVRLPRTDLRLTVDRQKAGLLGVPGAEVERTLRLGIAGLEAGRIRADNGDEYPITVRIAHDGHPRTEALDRIHVSSVNGALVPLSQLTTMGFASSPTIIDHRDRQRAVTVTAFVRSGYNTDAVTKAVLAGLDSIPLPPGYTLRPAGEIESREESFGGIGGAIIVAVFAILAILVLEFRDFRTTLVVASVIPLGVVGGIVALFASGYTLSFTAMIGFVALVGIEIKTSILLVDFTDQLRAEGMALDEAIQKAGEIRFLPIVLTTLTAIGGLLPLALQGSGLYSPLAWVIIGGLVSSTLIARLVTPVLYKMLAPKAYVVTAEYAVPGYAGGAVVA